One window of the Pseudomonas lurida genome contains the following:
- a CDS encoding amino acid ABC transporter ATP-binding protein — translation MSEAIKQPVSPEGIIQMQGVNKWYGQFHVLKDINLNVKQGERIVLCGPSGSGKSTTIRCLNRLEEHQQGRIVVDGVELTNDLKQIEAIRREVGMVFQHFNLFPHLTILQNCTLAPMWVRKMPKRKAEEIAMHYLERVRIPEQAHKFPGQLSGGQQQRVAIARALCMKPKIMLFDEPTSALDPEMVKEVLDTMIGLAEDGMTMLCVTHEMGFARTVANRVIFMDKGEIVEQAAPNDFFDNPQNDRTKLFLSQILH, via the coding sequence ATGAGCGAAGCGATCAAACAGCCTGTGAGCCCTGAAGGCATTATCCAGATGCAGGGCGTCAACAAGTGGTACGGCCAGTTCCACGTGTTGAAAGACATCAACCTCAACGTCAAGCAGGGCGAGCGTATCGTGTTGTGCGGCCCGTCCGGTTCCGGCAAGTCCACCACCATCCGTTGCCTCAACCGCCTGGAAGAACACCAGCAGGGCCGCATCGTGGTCGATGGCGTGGAGCTGACCAACGACCTCAAGCAGATCGAAGCGATCCGCCGTGAAGTCGGCATGGTGTTCCAGCACTTCAACCTGTTCCCGCACCTGACCATCCTGCAGAACTGCACGTTGGCACCGATGTGGGTGCGCAAGATGCCCAAGCGCAAGGCCGAGGAAATCGCCATGCACTACCTGGAGCGTGTGCGCATCCCGGAGCAGGCCCACAAGTTTCCGGGGCAATTGTCTGGCGGCCAGCAACAGCGCGTGGCGATCGCCCGTGCCCTGTGCATGAAGCCGAAAATCATGCTGTTCGATGAGCCGACCTCGGCACTCGACCCGGAAATGGTGAAAGAGGTATTGGACACCATGATCGGCCTGGCCGAAGACGGCATGACCATGTTGTGCGTAACCCACGAGATGGGCTTCGCCCGTACCGTGGCCAACCGCGTGATCTTCATGGACAAGGGCGAGATCGTGGAACAGGCGGCGCCGAATGACTTCTTCGACAACCCGCAGAATGATCGGACCAAATTGTTCCTGAGCCAGATCTTGCACTGA
- a CDS encoding type II toxin-antitoxin system MqsA family antitoxin, giving the protein MKVKNCYICGAPDALHYFEGRSETIKVKGMERRVDNLSGWECHVCADGFWDPDTDSADRYGEAGDELVLAARKMIGAEIKRTRRKLHLTQKEAVELLSGGGHNAFSRYERGELLAPKPLVVLMRLLDRHPHLLADAKVLAEGADMRGAFTYTVHNDTETLKAS; this is encoded by the coding sequence ATGAAGGTAAAAAATTGCTACATCTGTGGCGCCCCCGACGCGTTGCATTATTTTGAGGGGCGCAGCGAAACCATCAAAGTCAAAGGCATGGAGCGCCGGGTGGACAACCTTTCAGGTTGGGAATGTCACGTATGCGCAGACGGCTTTTGGGATCCTGATACCGACAGTGCTGACCGTTATGGAGAGGCAGGTGATGAGCTTGTCCTCGCAGCCAGAAAGATGATCGGCGCCGAGATCAAACGTACCCGTCGCAAACTCCATCTTACGCAAAAAGAAGCGGTGGAATTGCTGTCCGGTGGCGGCCACAACGCATTCTCTCGCTACGAACGTGGCGAGTTGCTTGCTCCCAAACCATTGGTGGTGCTGATGCGGCTACTGGATCGTCACCCGCACCTGCTTGCTGACGCAAAAGTCCTGGCAGAAGGCGCGGATATGCGCGGCGCCTTTACCTACACCGTGCACAACGACACTGAAACACTCAAGGCCTCCTAG
- a CDS encoding type II toxin-antitoxin system MqsR family toxin encodes MEKYTPHYDLAVIKLDVRRLGRRAFTHTAQRCGRELHFSIGEMQEAIYGLQHWMLYKSMTTYSDHRVWQDVYCTHSKERDIYIKVTYSPDSAPPVISFKEKNP; translated from the coding sequence ATGGAAAAGTACACACCTCATTACGATTTGGCGGTGATAAAGCTGGATGTGAGGCGGCTTGGAAGAAGAGCGTTTACACATACAGCACAAAGGTGCGGCAGGGAACTTCACTTCAGCATCGGTGAGATGCAGGAGGCCATCTATGGGTTACAACACTGGATGTTGTACAAATCGATGACCACCTATAGCGATCATCGGGTCTGGCAGGACGTTTACTGCACTCATTCAAAAGAAAGGGATATCTACATAAAGGTCACTTACTCCCCGGACAGTGCCCCGCCGGTGATCTCTTTCAAGGAGAAAAACCCATGA
- a CDS encoding FadR/GntR family transcriptional regulator: MTDIAPLIKRSLVDQALEQLRLRITEGRWAIGERLPTEPELSAELGISRNTVREAMRVLAFSGLIEIRQGDGSYLRSMTDPLGAMRALSHCTLEQAQETRQILEVEAIGLAAVRRTQQDLKALRSALDASAELYHGDLEAYISADLVFHKHLVDAAHNPALSELYQYFSAIVGAQLRQTLNISPRRQAVFDLHVALLDAVEHQDPERAKSVCRQLINEP, from the coding sequence ATGACAGACATCGCCCCCTTGATCAAACGCTCCCTGGTCGACCAAGCCTTGGAGCAGTTACGGCTACGCATCACCGAAGGCCGATGGGCCATCGGTGAGCGCCTGCCCACCGAGCCTGAGCTGTCCGCCGAGCTGGGTATCAGCCGCAATACCGTGCGCGAGGCCATGCGCGTATTGGCGTTTTCCGGGTTGATCGAGATCCGTCAGGGCGATGGCAGTTACCTGCGCTCGATGACCGATCCGCTTGGAGCGATGCGGGCGCTGTCCCATTGCACCCTGGAGCAGGCGCAGGAGACGCGGCAGATACTGGAGGTGGAGGCCATCGGGCTGGCTGCAGTGCGCCGCACCCAGCAAGACCTCAAAGCGTTGCGCAGCGCACTGGACGCCAGCGCCGAGCTGTATCACGGTGACCTGGAGGCCTATATCAGCGCTGACCTGGTGTTTCACAAACACTTGGTCGACGCCGCGCACAACCCTGCCTTGAGCGAGCTCTACCAGTATTTCTCCGCCATCGTTGGCGCACAGTTGCGCCAGACCCTGAATATCTCACCGCGCCGCCAGGCCGTGTTTGACTTGCACGTCGCCCTGCTCGACGCGGTGGAACACCAAGACCCCGAGCGCGCCAAATCCGTCTGCCGGCAGTTGATCAATGAACCTTGA